TAGTAATATAGTAAAAAGTACAAAgaatattaaaactttaaaacaaatcacTGCATGGACTGCTCTAGAATAGTGAAAGGCAAACTGAATAATCTTTCCAGTGATAGAGAACCAGGCAAGTTGGTTatttgttcaaaaagaaaaatgaatcagaGACATACTATGAAATCAGTATCAGATAATTAGTGGTGaagcaaaataaaccagaaaacttctgttctcataaaaaaaaaaaaaaaaaaagatgatgacaGTTCCTGTAGAAGCCTGCTCTAAGAAACTGAATACTTTCATCCAGTTTTGAACTACAGAACCATTGCCCCAAATGCAGAAGTGCATGGGACTCAGTATTTATAGGTTCATCAAAAATCTCCAGAACAGtgataattctgaaataaaattaaacccgTGGCTTTAAGGTTCAAATAAACTCTTGCCAGCTACTGATTAGAGTGCACTCTCCTAAAACATTTCCTATTTTTCTGAAGAATCAGACACTAACCAGACATTAAAGACACTTCTAAATTATCCGAAATTAGGTAACAGAACAAGATTATCCTTTAATCAGATACAAAATTGGATTTTGATGGTCTTTATCATTAATGATACTGCTTTAAGTGGGCTATTCACTTGTTCTTATATTACATTCTGTATCCCTCATAAATTGCTGATTTTTCTAAAAGTAAATAGCCCAAACCTATGTCAACAAACAGGCAGTTAAGATTTGGGCTTGTTTGTATGCTTTAAGAAAACCTACTGAGTTTATGAAAACTGAAACATTCCGCAGCTGCTTGTTGAAGGAAGCTgagtttttgaaaacaaagtaagACTGTACATCAGCATCACTTCAAACATCAAAACAGGCCCAGCATGAAGAGTCATCACTGAGGGATCTTGGAAAACCGTGCTTTTTGCCCACCAAAATAACCAAATTATCATCAAGGTCTAATAAAAGCTCATTAAATTGACAGAAATTCCAGGGgaggtgtggggggtgtgtgtgagctAAGGGCCACAGTATTTTCCCAGTACTGCAGTGCATTtggaaataatttagaaataataatgtGTGTTTAGAAAAATGTGTAGAGGACGGCAAGCCCTACCCCTGAGTGCACTTCAAGACCTACTGTCCTGTCAGCTTTTGTAACCAATTTTCCTTCTAACAGCAAAGGAAGACCACCAGTTTGAACTGTGAACACCGCCAGTGGTTTTTAAGATTAAAGTATTTATGCAATCTATGGCAGCGTTTAAGAGTTTACAGTGAGTTTGCTCAGTATGTTGCCTCTCCCTTCTGTACATACAACTTCCACAGCACCAGAAAGGGGCACCTCGGAGTAAGCGCGAGGTTTAGGAGCAGAGGAATCTCCCTCACACTGAGCAATTCCAAGTTTCCTCACAGACTTCGTTCGCCACTGCGGGCTTGGGCGGGAAGGCGCGGGAGAGACTCCGTGGGGAGGGACAAGCCCCTTCGCGGCGCGGCTGAGGCTGGGCTGCCGCGGGGCACAGCCGGGGGCTGCGGCGCCCCGCTGCCCGCAAGGCGCCCGGCCAAGCTCCCCCGCACGGCAAGGCCTAACCGACACCCACGGGTCCCGCTCGCCGCCATGGGCTTCCCGGTTGCCTGCAGCAACCGGCCTCACTCCCTCACCCGGCTCCGCGCCGcacagggccgggccgggccgcccagGGGCCCGGAGGCGCCCGCAGGGGCAGTGCTcgggggctccgcggggcggaggagggggagggctggcccgccgccatcttgccccgccgccgccgcgccccgcgccgccccgtcccgccgccgcgcccctCCCCCGCGCCGGGGCGCGCGGAGCGGCCACTCACGctctccgccgcgccgcgccgtcCCGCCCGCGCGCGTCCCGCCGCGGTGACGTCATCGCATCCCGCCgccagcgcccgcccgccgccgcgcctggccccccccccccgccgcccggccctgccggCCGCGCATGCGCCGCCGGTGCCGGTGAAGGCATTGCCCTCACACTGCCCTCAGCGTGCCCGCACAGCTCCGCCCGCCCGCACTGGGCTGGAAGGGGCTCCGAGGGTGCGTCCCGGAGGCACCTCCGGCGCCCGCGCCGTGCCAGGCCGCCTGTCGCTTGGGGCTGCCCCGTCAGCCCTCTGAGAAGGCGCCGAGGTGCTGGCGGGACCGCGGAGGTGCTGGCGGTCAGTCCCTCAGCACTGCGCCCTTTCCGAACCAGCGGGGAGTTGGGAAAAGGGGAACGGCGAGTACGTGCGAGCCAGTAAATGATGGTGTGCAATACACTGGGTTCATCTAAATAGCTAAACGGGGCCTAATCCTGAGGTTTAACTCTGGTGAGGTGTGATTTAGGGTACTGCGTCCAGCTTGGGCACTGAGCTTGGAGAAAGATGGGGCTTATGTGGAAAGCTTCCAGCCCTTGTCATGGGATCTGAGGCTTCGAAAATACAATTTGTGAGGAAATACAAGTTGAATCTATCTCACcaaaagagaagacaaaaggaaaattGGTAAGAATGTTCAGAAAGCATGTAAAAGCATGGGGGTGACAGAAAAGAGAATAATCCGTTTCCCCCACTGAGAGAGGAATGATGAAAAGAGGCCCAAATTGTAACCAAGGCAATTTAGGCTGCCATCtctaaaacattaaaattaacatAAGGATTGGAATAGATGGTTTGGGAGATTACCCATGCTTCAGTTGAACTCTCCGGAATAGCAGCACAAACGTCTCTCAGAAATGACACGTATACTTGACCCTGGTTCGGAGCAGAAAGCTGAGCCAGGTGGCCCCTGAAGGCCCCATCCAGATCCCTTATACAGTCATTGTTCAATGACGAGCTTGTTTATTATTTATTGGGCACCTGTCTGAGTTTCCACAACTGCCTCTTTGGTTTGCAGCTGAGCTTGAGCACCGTGGTACTGGGCCTCACATCAAATCCTGCTATTCTGGTTCGATGCCAAATCAGATACCACATCAGAAGAGTGTCATTCTATAACCTATTTCCTCAGCTATTAATAACTGCACTATGTGCAAATAAGTATAAAAACAGGTCTGTAATGTCTGCAGAGACTGAAAGACTTCAGGATACTTTGTGCAAGGTATTATGAAACAATTAATTAGAATACTCAGGAAGTTGGATTTGGGTACTACTAAAGCAAATGACTGCCATTTTGAAATCCAAATGCAGGGTATTTGAACATGATTATCTTCATAAGTAAATTGTTGCTCAGTTTTTCCCTTACTTAAATCCACATGCCAAAATCAAACAACTTCTATAACAGAAGAATGAAGGATAATCTTTGCATGCCAGTCTTAGATGCACTTAATTGTCTCATATGCAGCTTAAAACATTTACatgtgataaaaacaaaattaggaaAATACATCAAAATGGAAGCCTATCTAAAAAGAACTACTATAAATCCATTTATTCTGTAAGTGTATAAATGACGTTTTAAATGAAATCAGGACTGATTCAAGTAGGGCAGTGATTTATAAAACTACAATGtagaaatgtcaaaaaaatatAGTAAACACCAGACACATCACTTCGCTTGCTAGAAATAACTATTAAGAAACTGCTGTTTGTGTTGCTGGACAACTGCTCTCATGCTGACAGTTTAACAAGAACAGATTTACATTTGCAGATCTCATAGAGAAGAAGTTGTGTTGAACATGACCTTCTAACATTAATCCCTTTGTGACTGAAAGAACAGCTCCAAACAAATTTGTGAAAGACTCTATACAATCTGTCTTGAGGGAAGGGGGAATTTTTCAGAAAAGTCAGAAAGTTCAGCACATAAAAAACTTTTTATAGGGCATGACTTgtattctggttttaaaatagCTTCACTGAAACTCTGTTTTGACTTACAAGTTACAGTAGTGAGGCATTTGCTGTGCACTTGGTTAAAAATATCAAGGGAACATGagtctctcccccccccccccccgccccgcattCATACCAGAATTATCTTGAATTTTATTATATGACGGATCAACTGCATGCTGAGAAGTATCTGGATTATATTTTGACACAGGCTAACTACCAAGAGAAGAACACACTTTCCCTCTTGCTGAGCTTCAGGTGTTTTCCTAATGTATAGGATATATGACTTTTTGGGTTTGCTTGCTTTATTGTTCCCGTTACTTgtatttcctcctccttttcagtCATCTTGGCATGTGAACATAATCAGTAATAAACTTGCTCTTCATACATCTACGTTGAATTTATTATTTGGAGGCTCTTACAGTTGTTTAGGCACTGAAATGTATAATCTGATACACTTGTCAACCCTTGAGATATGCAGCAAAGAGTTTTTTGGGGTGTTAGTAATGCATTAGACAAAGAAGACAAAGCATCTTCAGTACTATTTCAGGAACTAATCaaatcttatttctgttttgacTGCTTGTAGAATTTGCTTTGTCTACACATGCCATAAGTAGTATGACTTAATTCACATTTTGTATATGTGATTTATATAAATACTGGTGGGAAGTTTGACATTTAAACCAATAAAAGATATTAGACAACTCACTATTagattttttaatagaaagacaTTTCTTATACGGCAGGAAATTGCAATAACATTTCCTGATTTATTGCAATATTTTACTCTCAGATCTTCAAAATGAACTGTCGTAGCTCTTCACAGTTAATAGAATTTGAGGTTAACTGGGGAGCAGTACATTGCTATCACTGTGGGAAGAGACAGGACAGTGCAGCAGACAGCGTCCATTAATTGAGGGCTCTGCTTAAACCCAGAAACAATTGCCTTTCTGGAAACCGAGGTAGGTTAatctctcttctttctgtttaaaagagGAGTTCCAGAAATACACTAGTATTGAAATGAGAAGTAACAAACCTAATGGTGGCCTTACGTAAATCTCAATTAATGTAGTGAGAATGATTAGTTTGACCTCAGTGGGCTCAGGATCAGGGCAATACCAATTCCGTGTGATAGCTCAGAATGGTATTCCTGGGGAGGCCCCCTGCTCATTTACTCGATGTATTTTTAGTTTGAGTGATAAATGAGGCTGaatttattttacagcttttctATTATCTGAACACTTAGGAAAAGCATTGCTTCCCTTCGTGCTAAAAGTGCTATTTGTGAGCTGGGTCCTCAAGTAAGAGAAACGTTTGTTCCTTTTTGGTACGAAGCATCTACGCTGCTCGTTTCCTGCTACTCGTCCCTCATGCCAGGGTTTGTGGGTGCTTGTCTCAAGTTCTGGTCACAGCCGCTTCATTCCGCCAGGCTTCACCGAAGCCGGAAAGTGATCTGCAGATGCAGGGAGTATCGAGTATCTTCCACTGGTGGAGCGCAACGGGCTGCGCAAGGGGGGATGAACCTTCCCGCTCTCACCGAGCCGCGCGTTCCCGCCGCCTgcgcctcgccccgccgccccccggggccgggTGTGTTCCCCGAGGGCCCGGGCCCGCCCTCCGCGCTGCCGCGGGCCCGACCCTCCGCGCAGGCGGCGCCCCGGGACCCCGCGGCCGCTCGGCCCGCCCTCCGCAGGGCCTCTCCCCGCCCCTCACCGCCGGTCCCCTCCTCGGCGGGCGAcatgcggcggcggcggccgctgctgctggcgctgggcCTGGCCCTGGCGGCGCTGGGCGCGGCGCACGGGCAGCACCGCGCCGACTACGACCGGGAGGCGCTGCTCGGCGGACAGgtgggcggcggcggcccccggcgggcgggcggcagcgggccgggcgcggcgcttCCCGCCAGcgaggccgcggggcgggcgccgccggGCTGGGCAGGGTCCGAGGCGGGTCCGAGGCGTCCGGGGGCGGCGGGGTGACGCGCGGTTGCCTCTGCCgcaggaggaggcggaggagtaCGCGCGGCTCAGCCCGGAGGAGCAGCAGCGGCGGCTGCGGGCCATCGTGAGGAGGATCGACTCGGACGCGGACGGCCTCCTCAGCAAGGGTAACCGctggcccggggccgcggcggtgCCGTGCGGCCGTGCCGTGGCCCGGAGCCCGgccgggagcgcggggcggggcttACCCGGGCGGGGCTTACCCGGGCGGGGCCCTCGGAGGAGGCCGCGGAGCATCTCTGTGGGAGACGGCCGGAGCCCCCAGCGCGGGGCGCTCGGAATCCGCCGGGCTGCCCGGAGGCGGTGTCTCGGTGCCTGGGATCGCGCTCCCGCACGGCGGAAGGAGCGCGGCCCGTCAGGAGCACGCCGGCGGGCGTTAGTGTGGGCAGGAGCACGCCGGCGGGCGTTAGTGTGGGCAGGAGCACGCCGGGGGGCGTTAGTGTGGGCAGGAGCGCGGGACCAAGTTGCAAGGTCCAGCGTTGCGCTTGTGCCTGCCCCTCGCACGTCTGAAGCCTCTTTGATTCAAGTGGATTTCTCTGTGTGAAATTCTGTTTGTGCCACTCGGAGAGCAAGTTCAAGAGCAAAGAAAGTTACACTGCAGCCATAGAACTACATGTGTGCGTGTCAGGACCTGGTGACACTAAGTGACCCTGAGGGATCATATATTAATTTCATCACAATATAGTATCGAGTGTCTCTTTCCACACAGGTTTTTATCAGTCACACTGATGCACTCCACAGTAAACTCCGGCCCTTCCATTCAGTACATCACCATGACACTTTCTTAATTTAATTCTAAAACTCATTATGAAAATGTAtatttgtggttttgctgtgcTTTTGACAAAACCCCAAAAGTCTCTCACGTGCACACACACGGAGCAAGTGTAGTGCTTGTTCAAATGCCAGAACACTGACACTTCATTATCATGATATTAAACCTGCAGGAAGCTTTCTAGGCAAGAGCACAAAATATGCTTTTAAGGACGATATCAGCTCTTGAATGTCTTTCACTTTATGTGCTGAAACTAATAAACCAGACACTTATTTCAGTGTTCCTGCATCTGACTGTGCAGAGCTGAGGTAGTGTATAACTTTGGCAGGATGGCTAATCCCTGTAATGAACAACAGGCAGTCCCCAACATGAAAGGCTGTAAGGGAAGAGGTCTACTTAAAACATAGAAATTTCACCCATACACCATCCTCATGGTATATATTCCATCTGGGTCTCAGTCTGATGGAAACTTGCCTTCCCCTCACTTCCTAAAGGAGAACTCAGATGGAGTGTGTCTTTTCACTAAGAAACTTAACAGTATTGAGCTTTTTCAGCTCAGTTATTTCTCATTGTATTGCAAAACACTTCTCAACAGCGTTTTCCTTATTAGTGGCACCTCCGTTTGGAGGCTAACAGTGCGAGAAGATGTGGTATATTAATACTGCTTCTCTAATGTCAGAGCATCAAGTATTTCTGATTAATGGCACTGGACATTATGTGTTCAGATGGCTGTGCCTCGTGCCTCAAGTGCTGGGAAATAAACCATGCTATAAATTATGTTACTCATCTTTAAGAAATCATGTTGCGGTTTCTTGGAAGGCAAAGCCGGGTTTGTGCACAAGCCTCAGTGGTTATAAAATGTGGCATGCACACCTCCACGTGTTCACTGAATTCACAGAATCTGTTACAAAATTGGTTCCTTTAGCAATAtaaattcagtattaaaaatacattttaaaaaatctcttgctccttttcaaagatatttaaataaagcTAGTAGAGTTGTATTGGCACTTCTGTCAAGAAGGATAGAATGAGATCCGTCAGTATTTAAATATGCTGTAAGTTTTTTTCTACACCGAACTAGTAATTTCTGTAGGATTTATTAGTCATCATGACTCTTCAGAGCAGGATTTCAGTTGACTTGATTTAGCTATACAGTTTTGCAATGCAGAGGAAGTTGTCTTCCTCTTCTGGGCACCTGAAAATAACTGGATGATACTGAGAGAATATGTTCTCccaattttctttaaatgaagtCACTTCGATGTATTTGTGTGAATTCATCTGTATATTAAGCTTTATTTCTTTTAGCCACATTTCTATAAAACCAGGTAGcttaaaagcattttcagaatACATAAGGCTTGATTTAAGCCCCaagtaaaggaaaaatatctgaTGATATTTTATTTAGGGTAATTAAGGAAATGGCAGtgaatttagttttatttcagcttgtgaatttttcaaaagaaacccAGAACTGATAGGAACAATGTTTTTTTTGGGTACCAGGTTATGTTTAGAGTTGTCTGTCTAAACCACATTCAGCCTCATTTTCataaagctctgaaaaaaaaaaaaaaaggtgaaagggTGCTACAGTGTCGATTACCTTCAGATTTGAAAAGGCATGGCTACATAAACATTTCAAGGTGACATAAATGGCAGCGGGCACCAAAAGGGGCAGGCTTCCTGCTTCCATTGTTCAGGTCCTAGGTTGCTTTCTCAGCCGCAAATAAGAATCTTCCTTCTTACAGGATAAGTTTTTAGTTATCCAGTTCGCTGTGCAGCTGTATGAATGTCATCATTTTCCCCTACCATTCCCATCTGTATCAGAGAGGGCTGCATCACATTTTTTCTGTCAGCACCAATATAGGCCATATTAAAGTAACCATGTAACTCTAGCCTAAAGATACTGGTGAGGAAATGGTAATGCCAAAGAAAAATGGAAGCCTCTAGCTATGATCTATTCTCTCATTCAGTTAACTTGAAAAAAGCCATAGCATAAAGGAAACAGATTGTTTTGCTTTAACTAACCTCTTGCCTATATGCTTACATCTGAATTGCAGAATATACTCCAGACTGAACAGACCTGTAGTATCTTTACAGTTTTTATAGTGCAgatgattttgatttttaaaaatttatttaatgattTTCACAGATGAGCTGAGTTCCTGGATACAGCAGTCTTTTAAACATTATGTTACACAAGAAGCTAAGCAACACTTCAACGACTATGACAAAGATGGTGATGGATTAGTGTCTTGGAAGGAGTATAATATGCAAATGTATGATCGGGTAATTGATTTTGATGAGAACACTGTCCTGGAGGATCAAGAAGAAGAATCATTTCGACAGGTAAAATGTTTCAGCATCAGTTTCTGTAAGCTGTTGGCAAAAGGCAGCAATGTTTGTTTATTGTGACAGAACAAGATGGGTAAAGAAACCCTAGCAGCTGGCACATGTTTTAACACTTTCATCTATCTGAGATAGGGGAGTAATTAAAGGAAAGTAATGGAGTGTTAAAGCTGCTACCAACAAAACAAAGACAGAATGAAATCGTACCTCCTGAGTATATTTTGCTAGCTGAATGGAGTATTATCACAGAGCAGAGTCTCCAGCCATCATCTTAAAACAAGATGGCAGACTTATTAGATGAGGTCTGTAGCCTAACCAGTGTCCTGCCTTCAGCAGCGGCCAGCACCACTGGAGTTGGAGGTGAAGAAAACCCTTGTACTCTTTAACCCCCTCTCCTGCACTGTTCCATCCACTTTTTCAGTTATTTCTCAAGTACCCAGTGTGGCATATCAGTATTGCCTGCTTTAACAATTTCTGTCCATTGGAGACCCACAGAGAAAGCAATAGCAATTGAGACATTTTTAGCAATCAGAATGCAACCCTGATAGCTAAAACTGGATGTATAAACAACAGAAGTTATGGATTAATCTCATGTATGAAAGCAGATACTGAAGAGTGGGAAGAGGCAAGAAAGCCAGGGAAGGAAAGGTTCACCAAGAGTCACCACATAGCAAAACTGGTTTCCTTTCAAGTTACACATTTACAAGTACatgtaaatattttccaaaaagaGAATAAGTGAGTTCTTAGCCTATTCTGTCTTGaggttgtttgttgttgttttttttttttttttctgtgaggattGCTTTGCCTGCTTTTAGTAAAGTAGTAGTAGATTAATACAGGATGTTGGCAGAAGTGAAACTAAAATAGACAATGGGCAGGGGATTTTACAcgctttaaagaaacaaactgtaAAGCTTTGGAGGTCACTTAACTGAATAATTACgtagcttttaaataaaacaagccTTTAAATGCAACTACCAGTCAAAATATTGATCCTATGTTTGAGATACTGCCATCATTGATAAGTATGCTGAGCTGGAACTCCTACTCACTTATGCTGTACTTCGACTGCTTGATAGGTTTTCCTGCTTGCTGACATATATTGTAAAGAGCAAAATGAGCAGCACTGTACAAGCATCATATGTCAGCCATCTTCAGCACTGTCCTTACATTTGGGAAGTAGTGATCTTGCTCTAATCAAAATGGACAAGTTAGACTATGGTATTGATTTAGAATTGACATCAAGTAAACATACAAATTTACCAGAAGATGGCAGCCTTGTTCATCACTTCtcaaaaaagcactgaaaaatagACTTTTTCCCTCAATAGTTCAAGCTTATATTGCAATCTAGTGCTTTCTGTAGTCAGTCCTTCTGAACCGCTTTCCTGTTTAAACCCTCAGCTAAGGTCAGCTTCTCTTTAAGAGTACATATAATTACTTTTCAGAATAGTTAAGATCCTTAATTGTACTAGGAAGTACAGTTTCAAATggttatatttaaaatatttgtgatttctGATTTGCTGGTTTCTCCCTTATCCAGATCAGAGTCACACTGAGAACACAACACAATTCATGTatgaaatgaaatgagaaaaaagagtTTTTACACATTTGGAATACAGAAACAGGAAGTACAAGATTCAGAAATAAGGACTTGCCTGCTTATAggggatatttatttttaaaaggcatgatAATACAGTGAATAATAGTGAAGCgactttgttttgaaatatgttCAGATGTAATGGACAACAGTCTTGCATTAAAGGAATCTGTCTAATCCTTCACCACTTAAAATGGCTTCAGGAAAGGCATTTTACATATATGATATTTCAAGACCTTTGTTGGGCTACAAACAGCCCTTTATATAAATAAGATACAGATCCAGAAAGTTAAATGTgcttaaaatacagattttggaaTTTGGAATGGCTACTGTAATCATAATCACTGTACTCCACTAAGTTAGTTTGGGAATTTCAGAACAGGAAACATGTATAAATCATGAATTCTTGGTCTTTTCATTATATCTCCTTTTGTGTTTTTGAAGCCTTGGCTAAGAGCCTGTGTCAAATATCTccttaaattgaaaaaaaagaagcttttatgCAATTGTTAGAATAAAACTACCTCAGTTAAAAGTGCTGTTCTCATTGCTCTGGATGAGCTCTTTTTAGTGAAAATGTAACATCAGTATAATATGAGTAGGTAATGTGAAACAATTAATATTCTAATGAACTTAGAACCAGCTACTATAATgttgttcttccttttcattaagTGCTCTAACTAAATCTATTTTGTAAGCTtcatttaaaggagaaaaagcgTTTTGAAAAAGCTAATAGAGATGATGTTCCTGATCTAAATGTGGATGAATTTGTTGCCTTTGAACATCCTGAAGAAGTGGAGTATATGACGGTAAGATTTAGGAGTGTGTCTTTATCAGCCTGTGTGTATAGATGCAACATTTCCATGTGCTTAGCCCCAGTACTACAGGAAGTGTGCTTTTGAGCAGTTACATGTATTGCTTTTACAGACCAAATAAAATATCAGATAATGTGTTGTGGATCCAGTGCTGGAGGTCAGGAGCCTGGAGCAGTAGTTCGGTGCTTTTCTTTGAAATCTGTTTCAAGAACCAGTATTGCAGCTATCCCAGACTTTTGAGATTGGACTGACATAGCTATCTCTAAATTGTGTTAGGTTGGAAATATATTGGTGAGAGGAAGTTGAGGAAGTTTCATGCCTGTTCAGAGTTCAGTTCTAGTTAGGGGGACTTGCAGGAAAGATTTCTTTGCACAGGAAAAGGTCAATGCTGATTACTCTCACTTTGCTTAAAGGGACACGGTAGTCAATTTTCTAGCCAAAAAAGAGCATTCAAGCCCATCTGAAGCTTTAATATTGACTGTACTCAGGTCAGAATTTGGTGGATTATTATTTCAGCCAGGAGCACTTTGTCATTGGTCATCTCTTCTGTCACTGCTGTTACAGCTGGTGTCATTCCAGCTCAGTACCGACAGTTGTCACCAGTTGAAAATCCATTGGTGCTTTTGTGCAGTAGAGCCTTCAGTTTTGGCTGTGTGATGCTCCGAGGCAGCTGCCAGGAGGAGTGCCATGCGAACAGCCTCTGTTTGCGGTGACATAACTGTTGATCATGGAcaagtaagaaaagacagaactaCAAGAACAGGCACACTGGCTTCACTGGGAAATGCAGAACCAAAAGACCAACCAGTTTTCCTAACAATTTCATAAAATTGCAAAAATGCAAATTAGTGAATACATCacaatgaaagaagaaaagtgaaatgagATGATACAGCTTTGTACAAATTCATTTTTCTGAGCTACTTCTGTAGATCTGAATTATGTTGAAGGATTCCAACTTGATGTACACCTTTCAGATTTGGTTTTCATAGAACCCAGCATCCTAAACACTTAAGAACAGATCTGTTTTGTTGCACTGGTACCAATTACTGCACTAATCTGAATAAAGCAGATTTGAAATGAGGGAGTCTTTACTTTAAAGAATACCTTATTGCTCTAAAATGATTTATTGCTGTTTCTCTTAATTACAAGTTGCTAATTTTTCACAAATTGGTATTTTGCTTTTTGTATGTATACAAAAGGACTTTGTCATTCAGGAGGCTTTAGAAGAACATGATAAAGATGGTGATGGATTTGTTAGCCTGGAAGAATTCCTTGGTGATTACAGAAGAGACCCAAGtaaggaaaaagggggggggcatgaaagaaggaagagaacAAAAGCTTTTGGAATGGGTGAATTGTATGCacctttattttcagctttttacaCCTCCACCTACAGATTCTGAGTAATAGTTCCGTTTCCTGGTACCAGGCATAGTAGCTCATTATTTCAGTCTGCACTGTATGTATTTGACAGCAGTTTGTGTATAGCCCATTCCACCATCTCCTTGCAAGTTAGTTCTTGGTTTCCTAAAAGCTGAAGCATGTTCCTCATCACCAGGTATGCAGCTGAAATAATATGCAGTTTTGCTAACTGAACACATCTGCGAAACCAGCCAGCAGGAATGTAAGGTTAAACTTTCCTGGTCTTTTATCAGCTGAAGGCAGCAGCTGTCAGCCTTGCTTTAGAAAGATTGAAGCTGTGTGTGTTTTGagagaggtggaggggaaggggaaggaggccATTCACTGTACCGGGTATCAAAAGCCTATCTGCTGT
This sequence is a window from Athene noctua chromosome 13, bAthNoc1.hap1.1, whole genome shotgun sequence. Protein-coding genes within it:
- the RCN2 gene encoding reticulocalbin-2 isoform X3 → MRRRRPLLLALGLALAALGAAHGQHRADYDREALLGGQEEAEEYARLSPEEQQRRLRAIVRRIDSDADGLLSKDELSSWIQQSFKHYVTQEAKQHFNDYDKDGDGLVSWKEYNMQMYDRVIDFDENTVLEDQEEESFRQEKKRFEKANRDDVPDLNVDEFVAFEHPEEVEYMTDFVIQEALEEHDKDGDGFVSLEEFLGDYRRDPTAREDPEWILVEKDRFVNDYDKDNDGKLNPQELLSWIVPNNQGIAQEEALHLIEEMDLNDDKKLSEAEILKNQDLFLNSEATDYGRQLHDERFYHEEL
- the RCN2 gene encoding reticulocalbin-2 isoform X1 yields the protein MRRRRPLLLALGLALAALGAAHGQHRADYDREALLGGQEEAEEYARLSPEEQQRRLRAIVRRIDSDADGLLSKDELSSWIQQSFKHYVTQEAKQHFNDYDKDGDGLVSWKEYNMQMYDRVIDFDENTVLEDQEEESFRQVKCFSISFCKLLAKGSNLHLKEKKRFEKANRDDVPDLNVDEFVAFEHPEEVEYMTDFVIQEALEEHDKDGDGFVSLEEFLGDYRRDPTAREDPEWILVEKDRFVNDYDKDNDGKLNPQELLSWIVPNNQGIAQEEALHLIEEMDLNDDKKLSEAEILKNQDLFLNSEATDYGRQLHDERFYHEEL
- the RCN2 gene encoding reticulocalbin-2 isoform X2, with the translated sequence MRRRRPLLLALGLALAALGAAHGQHRADYDREALLGGQEEAEEYARLSPEEQQRRLRAIVRRIDSDADGLLSKDELSSWIQQSFKHYVTQEAKQHFNDYDKDGDGLVSWKEYNMQMYDRVIDFDENTVLEDQEEESFRQLHLKEKKRFEKANRDDVPDLNVDEFVAFEHPEEVEYMTDFVIQEALEEHDKDGDGFVSLEEFLGDYRRDPTAREDPEWILVEKDRFVNDYDKDNDGKLNPQELLSWIVPNNQGIAQEEALHLIEEMDLNDDKKLSEAEILKNQDLFLNSEATDYGRQLHDERFYHEEL